One window of Caldisericum exile AZM16c01 genomic DNA carries:
- the smpB gene encoding SsrA-binding protein → MEEKVISVNKKVLRDFEILDKLEVGIELKGFEVKSIREGKVSLDGAYVKESNGEFYIYKMFVQIPPSIHTNISEKRKRKLLMHKNEIIRWSTRVKERGLTILPIDVHTANNRIKLTIALVRKKVLHGNKKKLEEKIAKREMRKY, encoded by the coding sequence ATGGAAGAAAAAGTAATATCGGTAAACAAAAAGGTTTTAAGAGACTTCGAGATACTCGACAAACTTGAGGTAGGTATTGAATTAAAAGGATTTGAAGTAAAGTCCATAAGGGAAGGAAAAGTTAGCCTTGATGGAGCATATGTAAAGGAATCAAACGGCGAATTCTATATATACAAAATGTTTGTTCAAATTCCGCCATCGATTCATACAAATATAAGCGAAAAAAGGAAAAGAAAACTACTCATGCATAAAAATGAAATCATAAGATGGAGCACAAGAGTAAAAGAAAGAGGTCTTACAATACTTCCAATTGATGTTCATACAGCGAATAACAGAATAAAATTAACGATTGCGCTTGTTAGAAAAAAGGTGCTTCACGGAAACAAAAAGAAATTAGAAGAGAAAATTGCAAA
- a CDS encoding RluA family pseudouridine synthase, producing MENKFVVERTDRLDKVIEDKLPNLSRSYIQKLIKEGYVLVNGSIVEKPSHKVKVNDIVEVKEKEAEVLQVEKEDKPIKIVYEDEYLLIIDKEAGLTVHPVGSKTTNTLVNRLLYHIEDLSQIGGIIRPGIVHRLDRDTSGLMVVAKNDTAHRALSEMLKRHEIKRKYICLVKGNFKEKVGIINLPLKREQGTTRMRVSVMGKEAITHFKVLESIGPYTLLQVELETGRTHQIRVHMAHIGHPLVGDTIYGKRDKNINLERQFLHSYEISFKHPIIDKELRLVSELPCDLKKVLWELREKWKKK from the coding sequence ATGGAAAATAAATTTGTTGTTGAAAGAACTGACAGGCTTGACAAAGTTATTGAAGATAAACTTCCTAATCTCAGTAGGAGCTATATACAGAAATTGATAAAGGAAGGTTATGTGCTTGTAAATGGTAGTATAGTTGAAAAGCCATCACACAAGGTAAAAGTAAACGATATTGTTGAAGTTAAGGAAAAGGAGGCAGAAGTACTTCAGGTTGAAAAAGAAGATAAACCAATAAAAATAGTTTACGAAGATGAATACCTTTTAATAATTGATAAAGAAGCAGGATTAACTGTGCATCCGGTTGGCAGTAAAACAACTAACACGCTTGTAAACAGGCTTCTATACCATATTGAGGATCTTTCGCAAATTGGTGGAATCATTAGACCAGGCATAGTACACAGGCTTGATAGAGATACATCTGGCCTTATGGTTGTTGCAAAAAATGATACGGCACACAGAGCATTAAGTGAAATGTTAAAAAGGCACGAAATTAAGAGAAAATATATTTGCCTTGTGAAGGGCAATTTTAAAGAAAAAGTTGGCATAATTAACTTGCCTCTAAAAAGAGAGCAGGGAACAACAAGAATGCGTGTGTCAGTCATGGGAAAAGAGGCAATAACCCATTTTAAAGTGCTTGAATCGATTGGTCCATATACACTTCTTCAAGTAGAACTTGAAACAGGACGAACTCACCAAATTAGAGTTCATATGGCACATATCGGACATCCTCTTGTTGGTGATACCATATATGGTAAAAGGGATAAAAATATAAATCTTGAAAGACAATTTCTGCATTCTTATGAAATTTCGTTTAAACATCCTATAATTGATAAGGAGTTGAGACTTGTTTCAGAATTACCATGTGATTTAAAGAAAGTGCTTTGGGAGTTAAGAGAAAAATGGAAGAAAAAGTAA
- the lspA gene encoding signal peptidase II translates to MKNDRYFYIIALSVLIIDQLSKIIVRKTIPTGKEIPLIKGIFSLTHITNSGSLFGMFQNATSILIVSSFFVTFLIIYIERKINLPYKEVAFGLIMGGILGNLIDRIIFRQVTDFLFLKHWPVFNIADASIDIGIAIFIISYLKHGK, encoded by the coding sequence ATGAAAAATGATAGGTATTTTTATATTATCGCACTTTCCGTGCTAATTATTGACCAACTCTCTAAAATTATTGTGAGAAAAACAATCCCCACAGGAAAAGAAATTCCACTAATTAAAGGGATTTTTTCTCTCACTCACATTACAAATTCGGGATCACTCTTTGGAATGTTTCAAAACGCAACATCAATTCTAATTGTTTCAAGTTTTTTCGTCACCTTCCTCATAATATATATCGAAAGAAAAATAAATCTTCCTTATAAGGAAGTTGCGTTTGGGCTAATTATGGGGGGAATTTTAGGAAACCTTATTGACAGAATTATTTTTAGGCAGGTAACTGATTTTTTGTTTTTAAAACATTGGCCAGTTTTTAATATTGCTGATGCTTCAATTGATATTGGTATAGCAATATTTATAATATCGTATTTAAAACATGGAAAATAA